In a genomic window of Rhodobacter sp. 24-YEA-8:
- a CDS encoding LLM class flavin-dependent oxidoreductase produces the protein MSEKKHIIVNAFNMNSVGHINHGQWVHPRDRSMDYTWLDHWTGLAKTLERGLFDGIFLADILGTYDVYGGNVDVALRESVQLPVNDPILLVSAMASVTEHLGFGITVNVNQEHPYTFARRISTLDHLTGGRIGWNVVTGYLDSAARAVGRDAQEAHDRRYDLADDYLDVLYKLWEGSWEEDAVRRDRAARIYADPAKVHKIHHDGPFFRVDGYHLSEPSPQRSPVIYQAGTSGRGQLFAARHAECVFISAPEKSVARAQSDSIRRAVVAAGRRADDVKILTGVNIITDPNPAVAREKLAEFQAASSPEAGLAHYSASTGIDFAKFGLDDPVPYGGSNAIQSAVKLAESRGWTKRDLLAQLALGGRYPLLVGTPSQVADELVSWIDEGGLDGFNLSRLAVPESYADFADLVVPELQSRGLYKTGYAEGTLRRKLFAQGDRLPARHAGAAFRRQA, from the coding sequence ATGAGCGAGAAAAAACACATCATCGTCAATGCGTTCAATATGAACAGCGTGGGCCATATCAACCATGGCCAATGGGTGCATCCGCGCGACCGCTCGATGGATTACACCTGGCTGGACCATTGGACGGGGCTTGCCAAAACGCTGGAGCGCGGGCTTTTCGACGGGATTTTCCTCGCCGATATCCTTGGCACATATGATGTCTATGGCGGCAATGTCGATGTGGCCCTGCGCGAAAGCGTGCAGCTGCCGGTCAATGACCCGATCCTGCTGGTCTCTGCCATGGCCTCGGTGACCGAACATCTGGGCTTCGGCATCACCGTCAATGTCAATCAGGAGCACCCCTATACGTTTGCGCGCCGGATCTCGACGCTGGACCATCTGACGGGTGGCCGGATCGGATGGAACGTTGTGACGGGCTATCTCGATTCCGCCGCCCGCGCCGTGGGGCGTGACGCGCAGGAGGCCCATGACAGGCGTTACGACCTGGCCGATGATTACCTGGATGTGCTTTATAAGCTGTGGGAAGGGTCATGGGAGGAAGATGCGGTGCGGCGCGATCGCGCCGCGCGCATCTATGCCGATCCGGCAAAGGTCCATAAAATCCACCATGACGGGCCATTCTTCCGCGTAGATGGCTATCACCTTTCCGAGCCCTCGCCACAGCGCAGCCCGGTGATCTATCAGGCGGGCACCTCGGGGCGCGGGCAGTTGTTCGCGGCGCGGCATGCGGAATGCGTGTTCATCTCTGCGCCGGAGAAGTCAGTTGCACGAGCTCAGTCCGACAGCATCCGCCGCGCGGTGGTGGCGGCCGGGCGGCGGGCGGATGACGTGAAGATCCTGACCGGCGTCAACATTATCACTGACCCCAATCCGGCAGTGGCGCGCGAGAAACTGGCGGAATTCCAGGCCGCCTCCAGCCCCGAGGCAGGCCTTGCGCATTACTCGGCTTCAACCGGCATCGATTTTGCGAAATTCGGCCTGGATGATCCGGTGCCCTATGGCGGCTCGAACGCGATCCAGTCAGCGGTGAAACTGGCCGAAAGCCGGGGCTGGACCAAGCGCGATCTGCTGGCTCAGCTAGCCCTTGGCGGGCGCTATCCGCTGCTGGTTGGCACGCCATCTCAGGTGGCCGATGAGCTGGTCTCCTGGATTGATGAAGGCGGGCTTGACGGCTTCAACCTGTCGCGGCTTGCCGTGCCGGAAAGCTATGCGGATTTCGCCGATCTGGTGGTTCCGGAATTGCAGTCCCGCGGGCTTTACAAGACGGGATATGCCGAAGGGACCCTGCGCCGGAAGCTCTTTGCCCAGGGGGACAGATTGCCCGCGCGGCACGCAGGCGCAGCCTTCCGGCGGCAGGCCTGA
- a CDS encoding methionine ABC transporter permease encodes MSPQMIDRLWQAFYDTLFMVGISAGIAVLAGIPLAVFLVTSRPGGIFAAPGLNRIVGLIVNCFRAVPFIVLLVALIPFTRLIVGTTIGVWAAIVPLAVSATPFFARIVEVSLREIDPGLIEAAQSIGCRRHHIIRYVYLPEALPGIIGGLTITVVTMIGASAMAGAVGAGGLGDVAIRYGYQRFDTTVMMAVIVILVALVSVVQFTGDYAVRRLKAR; translated from the coding sequence ATGTCTCCGCAGATGATTGATCGCCTCTGGCAGGCATTTTACGACACACTGTTCATGGTGGGAATTTCCGCCGGGATCGCGGTGCTGGCGGGGATTCCGCTGGCGGTATTTCTGGTGACCTCCCGCCCCGGTGGCATCTTTGCCGCGCCAGGACTGAACCGCATCGTCGGGCTTATCGTGAACTGCTTTCGCGCCGTGCCGTTCATCGTGTTGCTTGTGGCGCTGATCCCGTTCACGCGGCTGATTGTCGGCACCACCATCGGGGTCTGGGCAGCCATTGTGCCGCTGGCGGTCTCGGCCACGCCCTTCTTTGCCCGTATCGTCGAGGTCTCCTTACGCGAAATAGACCCCGGTCTGATCGAAGCCGCGCAGAGCATTGGCTGCCGCCGCCATCACATCATCCGTTACGTCTACCTGCCGGAGGCACTGCCAGGGATTATTGGCGGGCTGACGATTACGGTTGTGACGATGATCGGGGCCTCGGCCATGGCGGGTGCCGTTGGTGCCGGCGGCCTGGGCGATGTGGCGATCCGTTATGGATATCAACGCTTTGACACCACTGTCATGATGGCGGTGATCGTGATCCTGGTCGCGCTTGTCTCTGTGGTACAGTTCACCGGCGATTATGCGGTGCGCAGGCTGAAGGCGCGCTGA
- a CDS encoding methionine ABC transporter ATP-binding protein — translation MSTGVLSPDITRLAPVAAAAGVDAVKAKPSHLRFEALGKIYHSRMGNVEALKDISLDIAPGEIYGIIGRSGAGKSSLLRTINRLEVPTTGRVLVDGDDIARLDEAGLVTLRRRVGMIFQHFNLLSARTVRENVALPLIVAGVAKGEIRRRTDEVLALVGLSGKGDTYPSRLSGGQKQRVGVARALISRPEILLCDEATSALDPETTLSILELLRDINRKLGLTIVLITHEMSVIREICNRVLVLEGGAVAEEGPVWKVFGTPRHDATRALLAPLQRELPPELTVKLRSDARNPRDRAVIGISYAGAASPDLQALAGAAKGAVELLSASVDRIQGHAVGRIVLALAPGAKPAALIAQHPSAKVIGYVSADD, via the coding sequence ATGAGCACCGGGGTCCTCAGCCCCGACATCACGCGCCTCGCGCCCGTCGCAGCAGCGGCGGGTGTGGACGCTGTCAAAGCGAAGCCAAGCCATTTGCGGTTTGAAGCGCTTGGCAAGATCTACCACTCCAGGATGGGCAATGTTGAGGCGCTGAAGGATATCAGCCTCGACATCGCGCCCGGCGAAATCTACGGCATCATCGGTCGGTCCGGGGCCGGTAAATCCAGCCTTCTGCGCACGATCAACCGGCTCGAAGTGCCCACAACCGGGCGTGTGCTGGTCGATGGCGACGATATTGCCCGCCTGGATGAGGCCGGGCTGGTGACACTGCGCCGCCGGGTCGGAATGATTTTCCAGCATTTCAACCTGCTTTCTGCCCGCACGGTGCGCGAGAATGTTGCGCTGCCGCTGATCGTGGCCGGGGTGGCTAAGGGGGAGATCCGCAGGCGCACCGATGAGGTTCTGGCGCTGGTCGGGCTTTCGGGTAAAGGCGATACCTATCCCTCGCGCCTTTCCGGCGGGCAAAAGCAACGCGTCGGTGTCGCCCGGGCGCTGATCAGCCGCCCCGAGATCCTGCTATGCGACGAGGCGACCTCGGCCCTTGATCCCGAGACGACGCTGTCGATCCTGGAGCTGTTGCGTGACATCAACCGCAAGCTCGGCCTGACCATCGTGCTGATCACCCATGAGATGAGCGTGATCCGCGAAATCTGCAACCGCGTCCTCGTGCTCGAAGGCGGGGCCGTCGCCGAGGAAGGGCCGGTCTGGAAGGTCTTCGGCACCCCGCGCCATGATGCGACCCGCGCGCTTCTGGCCCCCTTGCAACGTGAACTGCCGCCGGAGCTGACAGTAAAACTGCGCTCTGATGCACGCAATCCGCGTGATCGAGCGGTGATCGGCATTTCCTATGCCGGTGCCGCCTCCCCTGACCTGCAGGCCCTGGCGGGCGCTGCAAAAGGAGCGGTGGAGCTGCTTTCGGCCTCGGTAGATCGGATCCAGGGTCATGCGGTCGGGCGTATCGTGCTGGCGCTGGCGCCAGGGGCAAAACCGGCGGCGCTCATCGCACAGCATCCATCGGCAAAGGTGATCGGCTATGTCTCCGCAGATGATTGA
- a CDS encoding MetQ/NlpA family ABC transporter substrate-binding protein, which translates to MKRIVLAAALALAPVTAFAEPLKIGVVPGAYGDTVAVAAEEAKAKGLEVEVIEFSDWTTPNVALDAGDIDLNFFQHAPFLKNANEQGGHDLVVVAPGILANLGLYSLRHKSFDEIPQNGTVAIANDPVNQGRGLLLLEKAGLIRLKDDVGFLGSVDDIADNPKNLSFTEVEGPQLVRITGDVDLAQGYPHFIVAAGTFDPTSALLYSGIEDRQFAVAFVAKSDRKDDPKIKEFIEVFHSSKAVEDQARKSFSDSDKLYILAWKDQ; encoded by the coding sequence ATGAAACGTATCGTCCTTGCCGCAGCGCTTGCGCTTGCACCTGTCACCGCCTTTGCCGAGCCGTTGAAGATCGGTGTGGTCCCCGGAGCTTATGGCGATACCGTCGCGGTCGCTGCGGAAGAGGCGAAGGCCAAAGGGCTCGAGGTCGAGGTGATCGAGTTCTCGGACTGGACCACGCCCAATGTCGCGCTGGATGCTGGTGACATTGACCTGAACTTCTTCCAGCACGCGCCTTTCCTTAAAAACGCCAACGAACAGGGCGGCCATGATCTGGTGGTGGTGGCACCTGGCATCCTCGCCAATCTTGGTCTCTATTCGCTGCGGCATAAAAGCTTCGACGAGATCCCGCAAAATGGCACCGTCGCCATCGCGAATGACCCGGTGAACCAGGGTCGTGGGCTGCTGCTGCTGGAGAAAGCCGGGCTGATCAGACTGAAAGACGATGTCGGCTTCCTCGGCTCGGTCGATGATATTGCTGACAACCCGAAGAACCTTTCCTTCACCGAGGTGGAGGGGCCGCAGCTGGTGCGGATCACCGGGGATGTTGATCTCGCCCAGGGCTATCCGCATTTCATCGTGGCGGCGGGAACCTTCGATCCGACATCTGCACTCTTGTATTCCGGGATCGAGGATCGCCAGTTCGCGGTGGCATTTGTCGCGAAATCCGACCGCAAGGATGATCCAAAGATCAAAGAATTCATTGAGGTTTTCCACAGTTCCAAAGCGGTCGAGGATCAGGCCCGCAAAAGCTTCTCGGACAGTGACAAGCTCTACATTCTTGCATGGAAGGATCAATGA